A window of Fusarium verticillioides 7600 chromosome 7, whole genome shotgun sequence genomic DNA:
CGACGATCAAGGCGTAATTAATCTAAATTCCCCCGCGTTTTGTGTGTCGCCTCGTCTTGCTATATCCAGACAGTCCAATGTATGTATCGAGATACCACGGGAAGCATTCAAGGGGCTAGGAAGAAGCCTTGTTACCAGATCTTGTAATGAGCATGCGTCAGAGGCGCTTCAGTTACAATCAGTACTGTGATTACAGACTCCTATGGCTCCCATGGCCTCTCATGgacatgtcatgatgggcaCAATTCATCGGTGGAAGGGAAGGCTTGTTTCATAAAGTCAAATATTGTCGGACAACAGGATCATTGCGACTCTGTTCATGCCTGAACATGGCATGTTAATTCTGCATATAAAATGTCTCATGAGGCGAGGAGTATATCGCGAATCAACCATGAGTTTGTCTCGTATCACCGTATGCATCATCACCTTTCTCGTCCACCGAGCCGTAGATACATCTGTCAGGCACCTATACTCCCTGAATGACCAGGTAAAGTGTCCTACAAGGTGAGACAAAGCATGTGCATTGATCGGAAGTTGACCGACATCGACTTCAATTAGAGCGAGCTCGGTCTAGTGGAACATGACATAGCATGTGAATAGACCAACAGCGAAGACTATGGCAGACAACATGTCTCAATGCTCATCATGTGTATCGAAATGATCTTGAGTGTTGTTTTATACAGGACTACAGTCGACAGAGCAATAGCATGAATTGTGCACAATACATGAGCTGATCGCCTGTTACTCACTCCATCACAAGGGCAGCCAATGTAGACATTCAAAGCTAAAGATGTCCTTCCAGCTTCGTAGCGGTTTTCAATATTCTATGTGATTTCCTCTAACGGTGAACCATCATGCGAATAACAGTTATGTAAATTAGCTACAGCCGCTTGACAATTCAAGCGACAGCTGTCTCCGAACCCCAAGACTTGTAATCTTTTCAAACTCATAAGCAAAACTTTTCTTTCGTCACATCGTTTATCCCAGCCAGTCCTTCTCATCGTAATCCAGGTCATCCGTCTACATCAGGCATGCCACTTGGCGACTGCTGCACAGATCTGAGGAAGCAACCTTGACACGGCTTGTTGGGCTGACCCATGTGAAAGCCTCGACGAGCCATTCATACCACACCTTGGTATCATCTGTCTGTCGCCACATGCTAACCTCAAGCTCGGTATCAGCTGGGAAGTAGAGAGGGTTCTGTAATTCTGTTAGTACGCTTCGATACCTGCTGCAGAGGGAGCTCACCTTCAGGGGGAAGTAGATGGGGAACCAAGAGATCATatctttgctcttctcatcaatacGCCCAGGGTGTGTGCTGAtttcgatcttctctcccttgttCTCTGGAATCTGAGACTCATATAGAGTCGACTCAAAGTAGCCCGCCAACCCATGAGTGACACCTCTTGTCCGGCAGACAAAGGTGAGATGAGTATATCGCGAGTTGTGGTCATTGGCACCAGCTGCACCAGCCATGCTACCGCCGCCACCTCCCACGACGCCACCAGAGCGCTTGGCCTCCAGGGCAGCGAGTGAAGATTCGGGAATGGGGTGACAGAATTCCCAGGCTTCCTGAAATCTGGGCTTGTTGGGCACTTTCTCGGCAACAAAGTCGAGAGCAAAAAGGCGAACAACCCAAGGTGTCTCGAAAGCGTTGGGATCTCCAGAAACTCGTGAGAGGATATCAGCGTGGATCTtgggtgttgagatgggGCTCAGATGAGCGGTGTAAGAGCTGGGAATGGAGATTCCATGTGGTGTGGACATGACATGTTGGATTCCATCAAGACATTCGGGAGAGAGCTCGTTATCACCGAACGAaccaagaagctcagagaTGAGAATATCAACCTTGCCATATACAGGTCCATTCTCGTCCTCGGAGACGATAGGACCCTTCCATGCTCGCATATCggtcttgacaaccttgaccttgccacCCCAGACAAGGTCATTCTGGCGCAAAAGGTAGACATAGGCGTTGGGGTTCTTCTCAACCGCCCACATATCGATGGGAACACCGGCATCCTCAGACGCTTTGAGTGCTCGAGTAACGAGAGGGCCACGaccagaaccagcaacagcaacgaCAACCTTGCCGTCCTTGGAGGTGGGTTTTTTGAGTTCCTTCCATTCTGTGAGAGCCTCAAACACGGCAATCTCGTACTGGCTATACTTGACGGGGTCGCCCTCGAAGACTTCATATGTTGCTGACTCGAGATTGTCTGACAGGGGCTGGAGAGGTGACTGAAGCCAGTCTTGGAAGCTGGTCAAGGTTGGGCTCTCAAGGTAGCTAAATGGTGGCTGTTGGTCCTCGAGCCATCGCAGGTATGAAATATAGTCGTTGTTTTTGGTCTTGTTTGACTGTCCCTGAGCCTCAGCTTCGGCCAGGCTAGGTAAATCGTTTTGAGCGGTTGGCAGAGACTGTTCACCATCCTTAAGGTGTGAAACATCAGGGCCAACGTCACAAAGCAAAATCCATGGGACATTCTTCAAGCGCATGTACGAGAATATGAGATTCTGGTGGCGCTTAGACAGTGATGGGAAACCAGCCTTGTTGGCCTGGAAAGTCGCAGGGCTGAATGTAAGATAGTGCAAAGGCTCAGCAAACCATCGATCCTGAAGATCCTTCTCGGGCATAACACGCGGGATTTGCAAGGCTTTTTATCAGGTTAGCATTCATGAAAGATTCCAGGGGTTGATGTGAGCGTACCAACAAAGAGTCTAGTGTTGTAGTTGCAGACGCTTCGGACGTGATGCCACGAATCCCAAGCGGCCAGAAGATCGATCTCCTTTCCTTCGGTCTTGGTTGGAGTCTTAACATCAAGGGAAGAGATGTTGGCCGTCTTTGCATCAAGGCCAGGCTCTCGATACATAGGCATGTGAATCAAGAAAGTGAGTCGGTTCCCAACTGTGAGAGCCTCCTCGACAGCTCGTGCGTATTGGGCAAGACTTTGGTTGCCGCCGTCGATAGAAGCATCCTGTCGAGGGGCAGGAATCATGATGCTCCTCACACCGCAAAAGTTGGCATAGTTGATCTCCACGTTGAGGACCTGGCGGGAGatgcttgagatgatggggTTAGAAGATCCAAGGTCGAGCCAGGGGCTGATGACTGCAGTGTAGGTGTTTACAGCAGCGCTGGGGAACAGAGCGGTGTCCTTGGGAGTCAAAGGAGGCAAAATGGGCTCTGCTCGTGAGCCAGTTGCCCTGGCAGTAGGCTTCTCCCCATTTTCGGATAGTGTGGACAGATGCTCAGAAACGAGAGCAAAGACACGGTCTCGGAAGTGAGTGTTTGTGATGGGAGTCGTCGCAAAGGCTAGCTGTCCAAGAGTCAATCGGTGGCCCCGAGCATCCTCACGAGTATATGCCATATATTATGTATAGAATATAAAGGTCTTTGGCGTGGAAAGCTTGCGACTTACACCATGGTTCAGCAGATGGCCATACTGCATATCGGTGAGGGGCTCATCGCGCGTTGAGTCGTGGTATCCGATATGAAAATTGGGACGTTGAAGACCAAAGTTGTCAGACATTTCGAAGCCTGCGTCgtcagaagccatgattgtAGCTTAGAGTCCGTCAGGAGACGATGTTTGCGGTTGGAGTTTGCAGGGAGAAACAGCAAGCAAATAAAGTTGAGATTTCTGGTGGTGGAGTAAATTCACCCCGCCAAAGCAAGCCAGATCGTTCAGTTGTGCCAAGTGGGAGAGAAGAGTAGAGGGGAAAGGAGTCGTAGACAAAAAATTGCTAAGAATCAGATCGTGTACTATAAAGAAACTTCGTATTGTTTGTATGCAAGAAGTATCTCCAGAAACCTGCGGGTTGGAGTTTCgagcttcaagctcgagAGAAGGAGCTGTTGATCTTCGCAAAGACCCTGAATTTGCACAGTGTGCGCCCATTTTGAGTTAAACAGTAAAGCGAAACAGGTTCAGGTTTGGTAAATGCCTCCCCTACAGCAAAATCGTTGACAAACTCAGTGCGATATCATTCTCAGATACAGCTTCAAAGTTTCAATGCCACAGTCGATGTTACAAGCACGCACATATATGCTACATCTCGTCATATAACCCAGTGGCACATACACATCTAATGCACTGTTCGACAAGgatccttatcgataagTATCTGCCCTCAGGcggcaagaaaacaccgaaccttgatatacggtgtcaaaataaactaagTAgagagtcccctaagcttaggctaaatttacctaagcATTTTTATCCcttagggttaaggtcctgagttttctttccttccgTAGTCTGCCTAACAAGGCCCGCCAAAAATTTCTAGCATCTAAAAGTTAGCAGAGCAGGAAACAAAAACACCACGGCCTTCCGCTTCAGCCTCGCCACTTTCTCTCACACCCTCTCCCCGTCACTCGCCGAAAATAATGTCCGATATCAAGGGAGGAAAGCGTTCAAGCGCCGACGCCGACGAATCTACGCgaaagaaggccaagaaggacggcgaggacgagaaATACAACCCCTACCTTGCTCACATGTACGACAACGGTAACAGCAATGGTAATGGCGCAGAGCCTTCGCCGGACTCTCCTCTCGCCGGTATGAAGAGGCAGCATACTACCGCTGCCCAGGCTTCAAAAGCTGAGGACTCTGAGTCGAACCCTTTCACCGGCCGACCTCATTCGCAAAAGTACTTCCAGATTCTCCAGGGCCGTCGCGATCTGCCGGTCCACAAGCAACGACAAGAGTTTTTGGACAAGTATCACTCAACACAGAttctcgtctttgtcggTGAGACAGGTTCTGGAAAGACTACTCAAATTCCTCAGTATGTCGTCTACGACGAGCTACCTCATCTTACCGGCAAGCTTATCGCCTGTACGCAGCCACGTCGAGTCGCCGCCATGTCGGTCGCCCAGCGTGTCGCCGACGAGATGGACGTCACCCTAGGCGAGGAAGTTGGTTACAGCATTCGTTTCGAGGACATGACAGGTCCTAAGACTATGCTCAAGTACATGACTGATGGTATGCTTCTGCGCGAGGCCATGCACGACCACGAGATGTCTCGCTACAGTTGTATCATTCTCGATGAGGCTCACGAACGTACTCTCGCGACCGATATTCTCATGGCTCTGCTCAAGCAGATTTCTATGCGCCGTCCCGACCTCAAGATCATTATCATGTCTGCTACTCTCGATGCTCAAAAGTTCCAAAAGTATTT
This region includes:
- a CDS encoding protein arginine N-methyltransferase 5; this translates as MASDDAGFEMSDNFGLQRPNFHIGYHDSTRDEPLTDMQYGHLLNHGLAFATTPITNTHFRDRVFALVSEHLSTLSENGEKPTARATGSRAEPILPPLTPKDTALFPSAAVNTYTAVISPWLDLGSSNPIISSISRQVLNVEINYANFCGVRSIMIPAPRQDASIDGGNQSLAQYARAVEEALTVGNRLTFLIHMPMYREPGLDAKTANISSLDVKTPTKTEGKEIDLLAAWDSWHHVRSVCNYNTRLFVALQIPRVMPEKDLQDRWFAEPLHYLTFSPATFQANKAGFPSLSKRHQNLIFSYMRLKNVPWILLCDVGPDVSHLKDGEQSLPTAQNDLPSLAEAEAQGQSNKTKNNDYISYLRWLEDQQPPFSYLESPTLTSFQDWLQSPLQPLSDNLESATYEVFEGDPVKYSQYEIAVFEALTEWKELKKPTSKDGKVVVAVAGSGRGPLVTRALKASEDAGVPIDMWAVEKNPNAYVYLLRQNDLVWGGKVKVVKTDMRAWKGPIVSEDENGPVYGKVDILISELLGSFGDNELSPECLDGIQHVMSTPHGISIPSSYTAHLSPISTPKIHADILSRVSGDPNAFETPWVVRLFALDFVAEKVPNKPRFQEAWEFCHPIPESSLAALEAKRSGGVVGGGGGSMAGAAGANDHNSRYTHLTFVCRTRGVTHGLAGYFESTLYESQIPENKGEKIEISTHPGRIDEKSKDMISWFPIYFPLKNPLYFPADTELEVSMWRQTDDTKVWYEWLVEAFTWVSPTSRVKVASSDLCSSRQVACLM